DNA sequence from the Vicia villosa cultivar HV-30 ecotype Madison, WI linkage group LG3, Vvil1.0, whole genome shotgun sequence genome:
TTTaagtgtttgatttttattttttttatttgaaatcaaagttaattttctaaTCATTATATTttctcaaaaaataaataaatcacttTTTAcagtaattttctttttctttttatgggTCTTAGAATACCTCTGATACCATATGTATACGCTATTTTAATACTGTATAcaactatttcttttcttttgttttaacaacaTGAAAAACTCTTGAATatagaaacaaaaaaaatttaatcttaaaaataatattatatgttTTTCTCAAAAAAtccattttattattttacttctCAAACAAACAATAAAGCACACTTTTACAACAAtacatatcaaaattattattttactcATAAAAAAATCACATTCAATTTACATACaactaatttttaaatattaaattgtgtaaaattaaaaaattatttaaatatattttaatacgcCCGTGCAACGCACGGGTTTTTTACCTAGTTGCTTATTGTGAGCCACTCTATTAACACCTTGATATCAGAGTTGGATTGAGTTTGAGTTGTAATTTGTCAAtcactcataagcttttaagcaagagtggattgtgtgtcttggaagtgtgtcttctattatTTAATTGAAGTTGTTATCAGTGTTTTGTGATTAAAGGGAAGTGAGAGGGGGCTCATATCTATGAGTGTCTTAGATAGAAATAGCACGGCTAGTGATTATGTGAGAAGATTGTAAACAGAGGTTGTTTACTTAGGCTTCAAACTAATACTATTTTAGTAAATTTCCTCTATGGCTTGGATGCCCTCAAAGTAGGTGATGTTGAACTGAATTGGGTTATCAATtatttgtgttatttactttGAGAAGTTTACCTTACTTGCATAATTGTTCTTGTAGTTGTGACTAATCTAATATCAGTGTCGTTACATCGTGTCGTTACATCTGGTTCGACATTTAATATATGTGtacaaaaattttaattgacaTTAGAGTAGACACTATTTTGTTTTGGGTGAGCTCCATGGAAATTACTTTTTGGTACCAAGGACAAGGAAGGAGGATTCAATAACAGACCACCAGTCTTAGATGACACCAACTATCTGGGTCGATCCAAGGGTAAGGCGGGCTAGGCCCCCCACCTTAGgcctcaattttttttcttaaaggtATTATAGGCCTAAACAATTTAAAATTCAGTATATTTTTTCGAAAACTAAAATTATGTTTAGATGCTTGCTTAGCTCACTTGGTaaagaaatgatgttttatttcaaAGATTCTATGTTCAAATCTGTTGGGGCTACAAAAGAGAAAATTTTACTATCCTTTTTATTAAAACTAgactttttggattttttttaaacattgtttcattttttaatgaggaaaaaaatatttttctagaaTAATTTGAATACATAAATtattattgaatatttttttatttatataatcataatatcaatttcatatttaattttaaattaaatatatatttttaatccttgccttatataataattaaaacatgataaaaacaaaaattatatttttcataattttagtttaaataattatttataattataagttttattatttaaataatttttaatttcgtaaaaatttatttttacttgTGCTACTCTTGCTTATataaaaacttttaaaaatacaaagacttttgtttAATCAACATAATATGTGAGAGTGAACAATATGACTCACCGTACAAAGAGAATTTCATATTCAATTTTGTATTGAAAGATAATTCAACCttaataaaaaatgtaaatatttaactaataaaattaaaattagtttcATAGTAGATACCAAAAAAATTAGTCGTAAAAAATCTTAGAACttcttttaaaaatcaaatatttaattatagtggatgaataaaaaaattattttaatagtcGCCTTAGGCCTCATATTAAGTTGGGTCGGCCCTGCCAACTATGAATATTGGAAGGCACGTATGGTGGCTTTCCTAAAATCTATGGATAACAAGGCTTGAAAAGTTGTCCTAAAGGGTTGGGACCATCCTGTTCTGAAGGACAACGATGGGAAGGAGACTTTGAAGCCATAAGAGGACTGGTCtaaggatgaagatgaagttgatcTTGAAAATTACAAAGCCTTGAATAATCTATTCAATGGAGTTAATAAAAACATATTCAAGTTAATAAACACATATACTGTGGCCAAAGATGCTTGGGAAATTCTAAGAACCACTAATGAAGGCACATCTAAAGTGAAGATGTCTAGACTTCAGCTTCTTACCACCATATTTGAGATTCTAAAGATGAAAGATGATTAGAGCATTCAATATTTTCACATGAACATTATTGAAATAGCCAATTCATGCAGTGTCTTGGGAGAAAAGATATCAGAAGACAAACGGGTTAGAAAAATTCTCATATCTCTACCTAAGAGATTTTACATGAAGGTAATGGTCATTaaagaagctcaagacatcagtaACATGAGAGTGGATGAACTTGTTGGGTCACTTCTAACTTTTAAACTGGCTATTAGTGAGAAATCTGAAAAGAAAAACAAGAGCATAGTATTTGTATCCAACACTGAAGTTGAAGAGGCTCAATGTGACATATACTAATTAAGGAATGTCAAATATTATTGTACTACTTGGGAGGCAATTCAAAAAAGTGTTGAAGAGAATGGATAGGAAgtcaagacctaatgtcaagaataTCTCACCTGACATCTGTAAGAACTATGACTTTTAGAGAAAAACCAGAACAGAAGAGAAGTCCAATCAAAGTAAAGACATTAAATGTTATGGATGTGAAGGTTTTGAGCACATTAGAGCAAAGTATCCTACATATCTCAAGATAAACTTAAAGGACTTCTATTTCTTGGTTAGATGATGATAGCTCTGAAAGTGAACCTGAGAATGAATATGATAAACTTGTAACTGCCTAAATTGGAAGGTGGGATTCTGATGAAGACTTATGTGTTATAGAAATTTCTTATGATGAACTGACTGCTTCTTACAAAGAACTGTGCAACAAAAGTGAAGAGTTATGTCAGCTAGGATAAAAACAGGAGGAAATCATATTTCAACTATAGGATGAAAAGGAATAATGTTTAGCTGATACCTCTAATATCCAGGATGAAGTGATTTTGTTAACATCAAAGCTTGGAAATATGAACAAATCCATAAGAATGTTGAACAGTGGGCCTGATATGTTGGATGAAATTCTTCAAGATGTAAAAGGAGGTAGAAGAACTACTAGTATAGGGTTGAATTattagaatttaaaaaataaaaataaaaaccatgTGATGAGATTTGTTCCTGCTGAAAAACCATGTCAAACTAGAGCCAAGCTTCAGATTTGGAAATGTCTTTACTGTGGAAAGTATGGTCACATATGATAATTATGTTACAGACTAATCATGTAAGGATTTAAACTATAAAAGAGTGGAAAATGAAGGATGTCATCACTAGTCTCATAGCTCATACCTCTTTTAGAGTCTCTTCTAGAGAAGATTGATACtttgacagtggatgttccagGATATGACATGACTGAAGAATTTCTTGGTGGACATTAAGCCTCACACCGCTAGTTATGTTACTTTTGGAGATGGTGCCAAAGGATGAGATATTAAAGGAGTTGGAATTACTTTTCTTAGatcttctttattttcttgtCTGTTACTTAAGGGTAGAGGATATATTGAATAAGATGATATTTCTTTTGTGTGACTGATATTTTCTTCTATAGGAAAAGAAACTTTTGTTGGAGCAAAATGGGTCTCATATTGCAAGATTTTTTATCTTTGAGGTGTGTTATAAGAATTAACAGTATTACCTTTTCATTGGTTATATGCATTTCCATGTAGTAAGCATATGTTTTTATTTGGGGGTGGCGTTTTAATTGGGAGGGTAGTGAGACATCACTTTTGTTAGGGTGGGATTACGAGTGGCAAAATAGGTTCTGGCCCGCGGGCCAGCCCAACGAATGCGTGCGGCGTGGCACGGCGGCTGTGTGAGGTGGGCTACGCCGAGTAGGCGGCACCAAATCCTAAATCAACCCGCTAGTTTTTGGCGGGTGCACGGGCCATgacctgttttgccacccctaatactACATGTATCTAACATAACAGAAGTCGTCTCATGGTGACTAACCGTTGCAAGAAGACGAAGAAGTTTCTCTTAGATTATCATTTCTCTTTCACCACATATTTAATTATGTTTTGCTTAGGAACCATTATTGATGTATGTACTAAGCTCACCATGAGCTAAAACCTTTTATGTTGAGAAATGTGAATTTAATATAATGTAGTCTTTTGTGTAAATGATGTCTTGTTAATGCTTCATTTTATCATGTGTTAAACTGTTATGAATATGTTTCTTTGACTAATCAACTTAGGAAAAGATACAAGCTTATCATTGTGAGAGATCCAGCAACAATTGGATTTCATGATGTAAGTGACGGAAAATAGTAGGATAGATTATTCATTAGACTAACTACTTTAAAGATAAAGAGCTACAATCAtaagaaatattcaaaataattacGGGCGAGGAGATGGAAGGTCAGACAAATACATCCAGGTGGTGTTGCAGAGTACATGAAGAGGCTTAATGCGCTGACAGTAGATGATATCATCTGGACACCATACACATGTCACAAAGTCCACAGTGAGTTTGAtgaatcttttttattttctggTTATATGAGGTGGGAGACCTTAGTCGTTAGACACTTGCCTGAGAGGTGTCTGCGACACTATGGTTATGTCCAGGGCATTCCACAACCAGTTTCGGAtgctcaatctttctcttttaaatataatacattaatataatgAACATTCTTTCTtcgtattatattaatttttcgcTTATcctaaatattcaagtattattttatacaatttagatatatattgtatttagaaacacattatagtatttataagagataatatagtacttaaaaatgtattataaagtttttttaaataaaaaagtctgTTAAGTGTTTCGTAGCCCGAAGCCCATTTAAGTCCGAACTCAGATAATAATTCTTCAGAACATATTACATAGAATCTTTTGGACTCAACTCTAAAAAATCTAGAGTCTACCATAACCGAtccttttaagattaaattattcATTTTGACAACTCTAAATTAAACCAAAACAATATATACACGAGAAGACAAGTGTATGCAGTTTTTTCAAAATTGTAATTCTAAAGATgaagtaaaataatataattttatttgtaaCAATTTATAATCTTAATTATTTAGATTTTGAAACTTATAACTACAATTTTTAATGTAGAAATGatgttgaatattttttttttaacaaaggaAACTCAACTCATATCATTAATAAGTAAATGGTCAATACAAGGAGGAACCATATTAAAGAAACTACGCCTAGTCCAAGAATTGGCCGCATTAAAAGCATGAGCAACCGAATTCACTTGGCGCTTtacaaactttacctcaaagttgggAAAATTATCCAATAAACTACGAATAGACGAAATAATAGAACTAAACTCAGAGAAACCATTAACATCAGAACAAATGGCATGAATCGTATTTTGAGAATCACTCTCAAAAATAATATACTCCAGATGCAAATCAATAGCACTAAGAATGGCTTCTTTGAGGGCCAAAGCTTCCGCTTCCAGGATTGGGAAGGAACCAAAATCCCAAGCGGTACCAGCAGAAAAAAAAATGCCCCATATGGTCTCGAATACACCAGCCCCTATTAGTAGTACCCCGATTAATATTAAATCCTGCGTCAACATTGCATTTTAATCTGCCTTCCAACGGAGGTCTCCATATCAGCTGATAAGGGTGCACATGATCTCGACTACCAATATCCTGAGCCACAAACCACTCCTGCCAACTACAGAAAGCATTCAAACCAAGTTTAGAATAAGCATCACTCTCATTGTTCCAAATCATGTTGTTACGGTTTCTCCACAAAATATCAATCATAACCGCAACTCTCCCTGCCAGCATACTATCCTCACTACTACAAATATCCAGAAGAACAGAAGCAACATCATCATGAAAATTAATAATGCGGGAATCAATAATATTGGACAAACCTGCCGATTGCCAACACCGATTAGTCACCGATTAGTGTTATTTAGTACAAAgtaatttgaagaagaaatgcaagaatgaataTGTGTCACTATTCTAGTggtgaattttaaattaattttaaatttaacttcctttttaatagggatcatgggGTTGTGGTAATAATGGATAGTTGGAtttattcttgcatttcttgtttTTCCACTTTCTTACAAATAAGCATTTTTCTTTGCTAAATACtataacttgtaatattttataatttgattttaaagatttttaatcgTACATTAATTTTGTTGTGATATTTTTTCCCTATATAGGGTGGCAAAATAGGTCCACTCATAAGTGCAGTTTGTCTGCATTTTTTAAAGAGGAACCCATTTTTTTTCCAGACTTTAGCAAATACATTAACATGATTTTGTAATTTTTAGTCTTAAAAGTATCATGCCCTCACCTTTATTGTTTTGCGACGGATCAAAATTTTTAGACTCACCCCTTCAACAATGTCCGCCCCGCCCCTGGTATGTCTTTGTCACCCCTACCAAAAATAATTTCTTCCTTAAAAATAGAGAGGATAATTGTTTAACCTCGATACAACCACCACCAATGTGCTGACTATATGACATTCCAACAATCAAAATTGCAAGCAGATGTTATTGAGTTATTTAAAACCATAGTCTGcattttcttttcctttctgtTTTCTCTCCAAAAAACTTGTTACGGAGCTTCGATGATAGGTTGGATAAATCCGTCCCAATGATCACACATATTTTCTGCTTGGATTCAAATACTAAATCGGATCATAATTCATGACATGCACTGGTTTTTCAAACCGATGACTTTGGAAGAGAGATAACAACAATGTTAGAGTAAAGAGGGCGGTGGCAAACTTGGCAATGTTAACATCGATGACCAAGTCAGAGTCAAGAATTGAGGGGTGCAAGAGAGAGGTTAAGAAAAGTCAATAAAATGAAGTCTAACTTCAAATTAAATTGTCAAAAAAATCtttgaattattaaggatttagaTCCTTTCATTCTTTGATTATGCTCGGTATAATCCACACTGATAAAGAAACTGGcctaaagagaaagaaaaaaaaaaacacattaagAAAATGATAACATGCACTAATTATTTAACAAATGCCGTGTATTAAACATAGATAAACTAAAATCAAATCGATAAATACTTGAGAAATGAGCTACGTAGTTCTCAGCTGCAGAATCATTAAACATACAACTATAGACATTCAAAagcaaaatcaaataatcaataaGAAACAATTTCACATGAACTTAATCTAAACAAAGTTCTCCCTAATATCTCTCTACTTTTTCTTGACCCGAACTGTGTTTGTAAATAAAAGGTACCTTGCAGATTGAAGATGTATTAGTAGAGTGTAAACCCAAAAAACTGGCTAATAATGATGGCAAATCCAAGGGCTATTGCGATAAGGGAAGAAGCCCAAGTCAGCTTCTCTGTTATTCTAGGTACTCTATCCTTTAGTGCCTGGCTACACGAACCTATGAACACGGTATAACCTCCCATTGCAACTACGGTTCCAACTAAGAACATGGTGAGAAATGCAGCACCGGCCAAACGAGAAGGCAGAGCAAGGGCAGGCAATACCATCATCAATGCATCTGGTTGCAGTCCATGAACTATCCCTGTCGCAAATGTTGCAAAACCAATCTTCTTCTTTCGGGGTGATGGATTATTAAGTGATTCATAGACACCCACATCACACTCGCCATTTTCTAAGGCTACACATGGGGCAGCAGCTTCTGAAGCTTCTTTAATTCCCATAGCACCAATTACTAGCAGGGTTAAACCAACCACTCTAGTGCCCCAAGTTCGGATAATTTCAATGTGAAGTCGATCCttcaatattaaaaatattaagccGAAGATAAGTTGACCAGCATCATGACCACAACCCCAAAGGGCTCCTACAGCAGCACTCTCCAATCTGGTGCGACCAATAGATAAAGGAGCCAAAGCAGCAAGGTGGTCCGGCCCTGATAGAGTGTGCAAACAGCCAGCAAAAAAACCAGTCCAAGCACTACTCAGGAGCTCAGTGCGGATTAATTTTCCCCCAACTGCAGCTGCAGCAGGACCTCCGGCAGCCGTTTGAAACGTTGCAAAGGCTGCTGGTACAATAGCTGGTTGAATTAAGAACGCTACAACAGCAGAGAGAATTACAATAGTCCGAGCTGTTATTGCCTGAGACAATATACATAACAATTTTTTAGAAACATATTTAAACACTGGACTTTTCAAAGATGTAAAACAAAATCAAACTGAAGAATGGAATATCACACATAAGACAATAAATTAAAATGTCAAGTCACCTACATCACCGTAATCTTCTAGTGAAACTTTTCATACATCCAAATTTCTTCCATGTTAATCCTCATGATTCATAGGCAAGAATATTTAATTGAAGAGCTAAGTTACTTAAGGAACGAAAAATATACAAAGCCTGtgagaaaaaaaaacaatatgcCCTAGTCCCCAAACAGTGTTAAGATTTAATCAGCAACAGAACTGTTAAATTAAATTCAATCTAAATATAGCATGAAATTTAAGTTTCTACTCTGAAGCACGGACACCAGAAACACAACAATGACACCGACACGTCAACccttttaatcattttaaaagaATAACAAATGTCGGCGTCGTTTTCGGAAACCGAGACACTTTTTACATAAGTTTCAAGAAAGATCCTTCACCTTTCAATATTTTGGATTTAGTTGCATAAAGGAAAGGAATCAGATGCTACATCCATTGAAAAATCACACAAAAATGAAAATCACGTTTAAATATAAAAGTCGTATCCAAATCCCTACACTTTCCCTCTAAAGGCAAATTCCTAACTTCAGACTAGAATAACCAaatcattgaattttaaaatacatacagatctcaatttcaaaaaataaccCTAATAAAATTAATAACCCTAATTCAGATAATCAAATGGAATTTCCCCAAGAAACAAACTTGAAACACAAATAACAACTAAAAAATTGACTTAGATGAGGGGAAAAAATACAACAATACCTTTGGTTTCTGGAAAGCCCCGGTTGCGATCTGAGTGAGAGAATTGGGTTGGGGTACCGAATTTTCGGAAGAAAGGGTTGGAAAGCTATTGGATTgttgaatggaagatgatgataaTGGAGATGGATTTTGGCGGTTACAAGAAATTGGTGTGAAGAAAGAGCGTTTTGACGGGGAAAGATTGAAAGTTGATGCATATCGAAAAGGTGGATTGAAGAATGGTAAAGGTTTGAGGGTTTTGAGAGAAGGGGGTGAAGAAGATGATAGAAGCCTATCCATGCTTCTATCTATTTTTTTCAAAAGCACAAATGTAGTGCACAAACAATATTTCTTTCCTTTAATTAAGGTTTCCAAACCCtaccatttttctctttttttgttgttgaaaatttattcataatttcaaataatttgcTGTCCAATGTGAAatgaaaatacttttttttttattaaaacaactTCTATGATTAACTTTTACTTTATTCAATAATTCTAGTaactattaattatatttaataaaaatattctaataaatattattttcttaaaaataaatagGATACATTTTATGGGATGGCGGGAGGATTGATTATTTACTTGAATTGTATTTTAGGTTAAAgtattttttgtcaatttttttaattagaaaaatatCAATCAATAGTATATAACTTACATTTCTAACTATTACTTTAATTaacttatttcatttttttttctaagaacttatttttaattaataatttaattattatcttttaattttatttataactgatattaattttgaataactataattaaattattattttttaattttatttataactgatattaattttgaataactataattaaattattatattaaaagcaCTCTAGTTACATTTAATTCTAAATATCAATTAGTAAAACATATCTCATAATTATGTGGGATTTAATAGTTATTACATTTTGTTTATAGATAATCTACAATATTTTTTTAGAGCTTAGTTCACTCATActattaaaaatgatatttttcatattgttatttattttttgtttcaaatTATTAATACTCTATTATTGTTAAAATCATTATCATAATCATCAGCATTTATGAATCTAGTGGTGAAATTGGGTAGAGGTGGGAAAATAGGCTCCTCCAATTTGAGTAGGTGAAATTGGGCCAATATTGATTAGTGAGTGATGTTGTTAGGTCCACGTTCAACAAATCAACATTCCATCACAATGTCAATAGACATGCGCTTGCTTATGCTAGGCACACGCCTGACAGGCTTTTGCCACATGCCATCATGCTCCATACAAAAACAAATTGGACAAGTAACACTTCAGTTTTCCAATTTCACCAAGTAACAACACTTTCTTTTAGTAGTTTCAAAGAGTCTAACTTGAATTCTTAAGTGTCTAACAGTGTATTTATAGGTGAATTTATGGAATGGATTGCATGAATAGGTAATGTACTCTTAATTTTATTGGTTGTATCTTTTGTAATCTTCTTGCCTGCTCCTCGAACAAGTGCTAGTGCGGAAGATGGTGGTGTAGCTGTAAAAGATATTTCAATGTTAAAGTAAGACAATATGATAACAAGTGACAAGTAAGTAGGTTGATTGTTTGATCATGTAAGAAGGGTGAACCATTTATTTAGATAATGGAGTGATCTCTTAGAGCATCCACATCCATGCTATCCAAATTAGTGGTATAAATGGATCCtacttaatttattatatattttttacactTTTCAATTATTTTACCACTTCACTAAATTTTCCAAACATCCATACCACtcacttaaaattttaaattgggTCCCACTTGTCTCACAATTATTCTAAACTACCGTGGTATTATTTGGCACCTGTGGACTGTGGTATAGAAATTTAGTCTAATTtagattaaataataatattttctgaCACATTGTAGCTTTACAACACAATACTACCACCGATGTGTATGCTCTTATACGCTATATATAATCATT
Encoded proteins:
- the LOC131660488 gene encoding chloroplast protein FOR GROWTH AND FERTILITY 2-like, which produces MDRLLSSSSPPSLKTLKPLPFFNPPFRYASTFNLSPSKRSFFTPISCNRQNPSPLSSSSIQQSNSFPTLSSENSVPQPNSLTQIATGAFQKPKAITARTIVILSAVVAFLIQPAIVPAAFATFQTAAGGPAAAAVGGKLIRTELLSSAWTGFFAGCLHTLSGPDHLAALAPLSIGRTRLESAAVGALWGCGHDAGQLIFGLIFLILKDRLHIEIIRTWGTRVVGLTLLVIGAMGIKEASEAAAPCVALENGECDVGVYESLNNPSPRKKKIGFATFATGIVHGLQPDALMMVLPALALPSRLAGAAFLTMFLVGTVVAMGGYTVFIGSCSQALKDRVPRITEKLTWASSLIAIALGFAIIISQFFGFTLY